The proteins below are encoded in one region of Brachyspira intermedia PWS/A:
- a CDS encoding NADH-ubiquinone oxidoreductase-F iron-sulfur binding region domain-containing protein: protein MKKFVLHSENNIENIQSYRDHFGEYLAVQKIGNSFFEDLKEYPLFKRDITQTSIYQLLTDGNIKEDYILVNAASFDYLVFKDKFLLKNNPHLILDGSVFIAKILNIKRIDIILKDYYLEERDILLKAIVEAEDANFVADIEINIYDEYGYYNKYNIRITPSFLENKKYIFDLETISQIAYLAHIGGFTFKDYGNGEYKGSNILSITGDIINPNLYEFEMYTPLRNIVKAAGGTVKEYTIKCVFTNGFLNPPIDFETFQKMTLDYECFDSLNMKMGNGGICFIQEDRCIIRVVVKIIQFGKSISCGKCSPCHYGFDLCEYYINRMLLGNSNFDDYSNLKEAVEMIKIGASCLYIRSLANCILSAMEMFRDEFVYLIENKITLYSFLKS, encoded by the coding sequence ATGAAGAAATTTGTACTGCATAGTGAAAATAATATAGAAAATATTCAGTCATATAGAGATCATTTCGGAGAATATTTAGCAGTTCAAAAAATAGGTAATTCTTTTTTTGAAGATTTAAAAGAATATCCTTTGTTTAAAAGAGATATTACTCAAACTTCTATATATCAATTATTAACTGACGGAAATATTAAAGAGGATTATATTTTAGTCAATGCCGCTTCATTTGATTATTTGGTTTTCAAAGATAAATTTCTATTAAAAAATAATCCGCATCTTATATTAGACGGTTCTGTCTTTATAGCCAAAATTTTAAATATTAAAAGAATAGATATAATATTAAAAGATTATTATTTAGAAGAAAGAGATATTTTATTAAAAGCCATAGTTGAAGCGGAAGATGCTAATTTTGTAGCTGATATAGAAATAAATATATATGATGAATATGGTTACTATAATAAATATAATATCAGAATCACACCTTCTTTTTTAGAAAATAAAAAATACATATTCGATTTGGAAACTATATCACAGATTGCATATTTGGCTCATATCGGAGGATTTACTTTCAAAGATTATGGAAATGGAGAGTATAAAGGAAGTAATATACTTTCTATTACAGGAGATATTATTAATCCTAATCTATATGAATTTGAAATGTATACCCCATTAAGAAATATTGTTAAAGCTGCCGGCGGAACGGTAAAAGAATATACTATAAAATGTGTATTTACTAATGGTTTTTTGAACCCTCCTATTGATTTTGAAACTTTCCAGAAAATGACTTTAGATTATGAATGTTTTGACAGTCTTAATATGAAGATGGGAAATGGAGGTATATGTTTCATACAAGAGGATAGATGTATAATAAGGGTTGTAGTAAAAATAATTCAGTTTGGTAAAAGCATATCATGTGGAAAATGTTCTCCTTGTCATTATGGATTCGATTTATGCGAATATTATATCAATAGAATGCTTTTAGGAAATTCAAATTTTGATGATTATTCTAATTTGAAAGAAGCTGTTGAAATGATTAAAATAGGGGCTTCATGTTTATATATAAGAAGTCTTGCTAACTGTATATTATCTGCTATGGAAATGTTTAGAGATGAGTTTGTATATTTGATAGAAAATAAGATAACATTATATAGTTTTTTAAAAAGTTAA
- a CDS encoding DegQ family serine endoprotease, whose protein sequence is MEQKKRSFMFFLNLGLTFTLVGIIISFFIFSYEKNYKKDEFLVHAQAAPEKTAFTGSLDGALAVENAIRDVVDKNMPAVVNISTEIEAGQTEEDRYADEFFRFFFGDQMPRQKRSQKSLGSGFIINEEGYVLSNYHVVKGATKIMITLYGEDGELPAQLIGYDEAYDLALLKIEANNRTFPYVALGDSDAIEPGEFAIAIGNPYGLNNTVTFGIVSAKGRSDVGANKYQRYIQTDVAINPGNSGGPLFNIHGQVIGINTLIYSTSGGSIGIGFATPINLATSVMTDLKENGRVTRGYLGIYLQDIDENLSRGLNVKQNSGVYVSEVIPDSPAAKGGLQDGDIIIEYDGEKMTKSGDLFNKVATTKVGKEVNVKYLRNGRERSTKITIEARVEDEEVVPTRQSQNNSQGSTRSWMGLDVSNITPEISQRLQIRSNERGVVVLNMTQNSKAYQYGLRPGDVIKAINGITISNTDDYDNFVKSYGNDKSFTITIKRARMTYVIIIE, encoded by the coding sequence ATGGAGCAAAAAAAACGTTCATTTATGTTCTTTTTAAACCTTGGGCTTACATTTACTTTGGTTGGTATAATCATTTCATTTTTCATATTTTCTTATGAAAAAAATTATAAAAAAGACGAGTTCTTGGTTCATGCACAAGCTGCACCTGAAAAAACAGCTTTTACAGGTTCATTAGATGGAGCTTTGGCTGTTGAAAATGCTATAAGAGATGTAGTTGATAAAAATATGCCTGCTGTGGTTAATATATCTACAGAAATAGAAGCAGGACAAACTGAAGAAGACAGATATGCAGATGAATTCTTTAGATTCTTCTTTGGCGATCAAATGCCTAGACAAAAAAGAAGTCAGAAATCTTTAGGAAGCGGTTTTATCATTAATGAAGAAGGATATGTACTTTCTAATTACCATGTTGTGAAAGGTGCTACTAAAATTATGATTACACTTTATGGAGAAGATGGAGAACTTCCTGCACAATTAATAGGATATGATGAAGCTTATGATTTAGCATTATTAAAAATAGAAGCAAATAATAGAACTTTTCCTTATGTTGCTTTAGGTGATAGTGATGCTATAGAGCCTGGAGAATTCGCTATTGCTATAGGAAACCCTTATGGACTTAATAATACAGTTACTTTCGGTATTGTAAGTGCTAAAGGAAGAAGCGATGTTGGTGCTAATAAATATCAAAGATATATACAAACTGATGTTGCTATAAACCCTGGTAACTCTGGAGGACCTTTATTCAATATTCATGGTCAGGTTATAGGAATAAATACATTAATATATTCCACTTCAGGCGGAAGCATAGGTATAGGATTTGCTACACCTATTAATCTTGCTACTTCAGTAATGACTGACTTAAAAGAAAATGGAAGAGTTACAAGAGGATATTTAGGTATATATTTACAAGATATTGATGAAAATCTTTCAAGAGGTTTGAATGTTAAGCAAAATAGCGGTGTTTATGTAAGTGAAGTTATACCTGATTCACCTGCTGCAAAAGGCGGTTTACAGGACGGAGATATTATAATAGAGTATGACGGCGAAAAAATGACTAAATCAGGTGATTTATTCAATAAAGTAGCTACTACTAAAGTGGGAAAAGAGGTTAATGTTAAATATTTAAGAAACGGAAGAGAAAGAAGCACTAAAATTACTATAGAAGCTAGAGTTGAAGATGAGGAAGTTGTTCCTACAAGACAATCTCAGAATAACTCACAAGGTAGCACTCGTTCTTGGATGGGATTAGATGTTTCTAATATCACTCCTGAAATATCTCAAAGACTTCAGATAAGAAGCAATGAGAGAGGAGTTGTAGTTCTTAATATGACTCAGAACTCAAAAGCATATCAATACGGACTTAGACCTGGAGATGTTATAAAAGCTATCAATGGCATAACAATATCAAATACTGATGATTATGACAACTTTGTAAAATCTTATGGTAATGATAAGTCCTTTACAATAACTATAAAACGAGCAAGAATGACTTATGTTATAATTATAGAATAG
- a CDS encoding SDR family NAD(P)-dependent oxidoreductase encodes MYVENIKGRTAFVSGASAGIGEAVAKMLASNGVNLILAARRIEKLETLKNELEKNHNVKVTVIKLDFSKPEDIVKAIDSLSDEDKKIDILINNAGLALGKDFYYNNPIEDSLQMIRVNCEGLIVLTRLLLPYILKSKYGHIVNLSSTAADEAYSGGAIYCATKSFVEMFGDSLRIELIDKPVKITNIKPGAVNTEFSTVRFKGDKEKADNVYKGFNPLYAEDIADNIEYALTRKSHVQISSMTIMAENQGSATIIHKNN; translated from the coding sequence ATGTATGTAGAAAATATTAAAGGAAGAACTGCATTTGTATCAGGAGCAAGTGCCGGTATTGGAGAAGCTGTAGCTAAAATGCTTGCTTCTAATGGAGTTAATCTTATCTTAGCTGCAAGAAGAATAGAGAAACTTGAAACTTTAAAAAATGAATTAGAAAAAAATCATAATGTAAAAGTAACAGTTATAAAATTAGATTTTTCAAAACCTGAAGATATAGTAAAGGCTATAGATTCTCTTAGTGATGAAGATAAAAAAATAGATATACTCATAAATAATGCTGGTTTAGCTTTGGGTAAAGATTTTTATTATAATAATCCTATAGAAGATTCTCTACAAATGATTAGAGTTAATTGTGAAGGATTAATAGTATTAACAAGACTTTTACTTCCATATATATTAAAAAGCAAATATGGACATATAGTAAATCTATCATCCACAGCTGCTGATGAAGCTTATAGTGGAGGTGCAATATATTGTGCTACTAAATCTTTTGTAGAAATGTTTGGAGACAGTTTGAGAATAGAATTAATAGACAAACCTGTAAAAATAACAAATATAAAACCAGGCGCAGTTAATACAGAATTTTCTACAGTAAGATTTAAAGGCGATAAAGAGAAAGCTGACAATGTATACAAAGGATTTAATCCTTTATATGCTGAAGATATAGCCGATAATATAGAGTATGCATTAACTAGAAAAAGTCATGTACAAATATCAAGTATGACTATAATGGCGGAGAATCAAGGTAGTGCTACTATAATACATAAAAACAATTAA
- a CDS encoding FAD-dependent oxidoreductase: protein MPKTRAEILHNSNKKYDIIIIGGGVMGATIALKASRVGLSVLLLDKHDFAFGSSSRTSKMLSGGFNDMNSKNLMYTIHRVRERNNLMYKASSEHFGIINPIYEHSSTGLLREEIKMMLYDMFSLFGKGKKHKSHSRNETLDALPDLINNDVIASVEYYEGLLDDSRYVIELLLKAEEFGADILNYCEVKAFEYNQKEIENVVFTDHISGRVYTASAKTILIAAGAWGHSISSLLPNGNFEDRLVYVKGSHLIIDSDLIHINKSVILPKIKSRPNVFLMRWKNNTIIGPTIKKNTHDLDCIYTTSDEAEYLLDIYNTYFSSIVNKNHIITTQSGMMPLNPSQVKIHSHPQYRLFLVEGGNFTTSSAVTMKTLVKMYGKPYKWFSNQKVVNNKFDKNAELVLNEDLVKFLIDYFGSVNLILKLNELCKNDSSLLVEVGLDYRINRGLIKYFVEVEHAMHLDDIMMRRLRFILTENDCGTLISEHIAEEMANILKWDKSRTEWEIKRYRTEIKRARVALF, encoded by the coding sequence ATGCCAAAAACAAGAGCTGAGATACTCCACAATAGTAATAAAAAATATGATATCATCATTATAGGCGGCGGAGTTATGGGTGCTACTATAGCATTAAAGGCTTCCAGAGTAGGACTTTCCGTACTTTTGCTTGATAAGCATGATTTTGCTTTCGGTTCTTCTTCCAGAACTTCTAAAATGCTTTCAGGCGGATTTAATGATATGAATAGTAAAAATCTAATGTATACAATTCATAGGGTAAGAGAAAGAAATAACCTTATGTATAAGGCTTCGTCTGAACATTTTGGCATTATCAATCCTATATATGAGCATAGCAGTACAGGTCTTTTAAGAGAAGAAATAAAAATGATGTTATATGATATGTTTTCTCTTTTTGGTAAGGGTAAAAAGCATAAATCACATAGCAGAAATGAAACATTAGATGCCTTGCCTGATTTGATAAATAATGATGTTATAGCATCTGTAGAATATTATGAAGGTTTACTAGATGATTCTAGATATGTTATAGAGCTTCTTTTGAAGGCTGAAGAGTTCGGGGCAGATATATTAAATTACTGTGAAGTTAAGGCTTTTGAATATAATCAGAAAGAAATAGAGAATGTAGTTTTTACTGATCATATCTCAGGAAGAGTATATACAGCAAGTGCTAAAACTATATTAATAGCTGCAGGAGCTTGGGGACATAGTATAAGTTCTCTTCTTCCTAATGGAAATTTTGAAGACAGACTTGTTTATGTTAAGGGCAGTCATTTAATCATAGATAGCGATTTGATTCATATAAATAAATCAGTTATTCTACCTAAGATAAAATCAAGACCTAATGTATTTTTAATGCGTTGGAAGAACAATACTATCATAGGTCCTACAATCAAAAAAAATACTCATGATTTAGATTGTATATATACTACAAGCGATGAAGCTGAATATTTGCTTGATATATATAATACTTATTTCAGTTCTATTGTTAATAAAAATCATATAATAACTACACAATCTGGAATGATGCCTCTTAATCCTTCACAGGTTAAAATACATTCTCATCCTCAATACAGACTATTTTTAGTTGAAGGAGGAAACTTTACAACTTCTTCTGCTGTTACTATGAAAACATTAGTAAAAATGTATGGCAAGCCTTATAAATGGTTCAGTAATCAGAAAGTTGTTAATAATAAATTCGATAAAAATGCAGAATTAGTTTTGAATGAAGATTTAGTTAAATTCCTTATAGATTATTTCGGTTCTGTTAATTTGATTCTAAAATTGAATGAGCTTTGCAAAAATGATTCATCTCTTTTAGTGGAAGTTGGGCTTGATTATAGAATCAATAGAGGACTCATAAAATATTTTGTAGAAGTAGAGCATGCTATGCATTTAGATGATATTATGATGAGAAGATTAAGATTCATATTAACAGAGAATGACTGCGGTACTTTAATATCAGAGCATATAGCAGAGGAAATGGCCAATATACTTAAATGGGATAAAAGCAGAACTGAATGGGAGATAAAAAGATACAGAACAGAGATTAAAAGGGCAAGAGTAGCTTTATTTTAA
- a CDS encoding leucyl aminopeptidase family protein, which translates to MKLKHTINFIKKHTVAVFVKVEKEQLKVCSFNEEYIKLFNSLVKDKYYNTSTPFAFAFASNTRVIYITYKEVKNYMYETWKNAGASLVKIMKDLHIDDIEVDMAELFAEIASEESYIQFCLGILLSSYSFDNYLGNKRLKEQSNIKNILLVSEHKKDTENAISKANQIASSIFWARDMVNEPSNVINSLTFVDRAKKQAESRKITTTVLTEKELKTLGMNGILGVNAGSKNPPRVFIAQYKKAKAKKHILLVGKGITFDTGGMVLKPSTSMLGMKDDMAGAAAVCGALFLISDMNLEANVTVICPLTDNKTGSAAINPGDILKMYNGVTVEVVNTDAEGRLILADALAYGIKKYNPDFVIDIATLTGACSIALGRHASGLLSNDEALSAALKEAGNDTYERVWELPMFDEYKEDIRSDIADIKNSGGRYAGVITAAQFLSYFTEGARWAHLDIAGTDMSDVNVKYISKGATGVGVYLLAKTVEKLVDIDKF; encoded by the coding sequence ATGAAATTAAAACATACAATCAATTTCATTAAAAAACATACTGTAGCAGTATTTGTAAAAGTAGAGAAAGAGCAGCTTAAAGTATGCTCATTTAATGAAGAATACATAAAGTTATTTAATAGTTTGGTAAAAGATAAATATTATAATACTTCTACTCCATTTGCATTCGCATTTGCAAGCAATACAAGAGTTATTTATATTACATATAAAGAAGTAAAAAATTATATGTATGAGACTTGGAAGAATGCCGGTGCTTCATTAGTAAAAATAATGAAAGATTTACATATAGATGATATAGAAGTGGATATGGCTGAATTATTCGCTGAAATAGCTTCCGAAGAATCATATATTCAGTTTTGTTTAGGTATATTGCTTTCTTCTTATAGTTTTGATAATTATTTAGGCAATAAAAGATTAAAAGAACAATCTAACATTAAGAATATACTTTTAGTTTCTGAACATAAAAAAGATACTGAAAATGCTATATCTAAGGCCAATCAGATAGCAAGCAGCATATTTTGGGCAAGAGATATGGTTAATGAGCCTAGCAATGTTATAAATTCATTGACATTTGTTGACAGAGCTAAAAAACAGGCTGAAAGCAGAAAAATAACTACTACGGTTCTTACTGAAAAAGAATTAAAAACTCTTGGTATGAATGGAATATTAGGAGTTAATGCTGGAAGTAAGAATCCTCCTAGAGTTTTTATTGCTCAATATAAGAAAGCTAAGGCTAAAAAACATATTTTATTGGTAGGAAAAGGTATTACTTTTGATACAGGCGGAATGGTTTTAAAGCCTAGTACAAGTATGCTTGGTATGAAAGACGATATGGCTGGAGCTGCTGCTGTTTGCGGAGCTTTATTCTTAATATCTGATATGAATTTGGAAGCAAATGTTACTGTAATATGTCCTTTAACTGATAATAAAACAGGAAGTGCAGCTATAAATCCGGGTGATATATTAAAAATGTATAATGGTGTTACTGTAGAGGTAGTTAATACAGATGCTGAAGGAAGATTAATACTTGCTGATGCTTTGGCTTATGGAATAAAAAAATACAATCCTGATTTTGTAATAGATATTGCTACTTTAACAGGAGCTTGTTCAATAGCTTTAGGAAGACATGCTTCAGGACTTCTTTCTAATGATGAAGCTTTATCTGCTGCTTTAAAAGAGGCAGGCAATGATACTTATGAGAGAGTATGGGAACTTCCTATGTTTGATGAATATAAAGAAGATATAAGATCTGATATTGCTGATATAAAAAATTCAGGCGGAAGATATGCTGGAGTTATAACAGCAGCACAATTCTTATCATACTTTACAGAAGGGGCAAGATGGGCTCATTTGGATATAGCAGGTACTGATATGAGCGATGTAAATGTAAAATATATATCTAAAGGTGCTACAGGAGTAGGAGTGTATTTGCTTGCTAAAACAGTAGAAAAACTTGTTGATATAGATAAATTTTAA
- a CDS encoding NAD(P)H-dependent oxidoreductase subunit E yields MASNVKTVIEVCVGLHCSMKGAYGLLEAIRSHYDLEIGVPSSDGMLLKEMECMHNCHNAVPVLINGMECTKSSFKSIIKYIEAIHVRKR; encoded by the coding sequence ATGGCAAGCAATGTAAAAACTGTCATAGAGGTATGCGTAGGACTTCATTGCTCTATGAAAGGGGCTTATGGTCTTTTAGAAGCTATTCGTTCCCATTATGATTTAGAAATAGGAGTACCGTCATCTGATGGTATGCTCCTTAAAGAGATGGAGTGTATGCATAATTGCCATAATGCCGTACCTGTCCTTATTAATGGTATGGAATGTACAAAATCGTCTTTTAAAAGTATTATTAAGTATATAGAAGCTATACATGTAAGAAAAAGATGA
- the hisB gene encoding imidazoleglycerol-phosphate dehydratase HisB — MRVSEIERNTNETKIKIKLNIDGTGKYKNNTKVGFLDHMLDLFARHGRFDLETICDGDIHIDYHHSVEDVGIVLGKCFAEALGDLKGIKRYGNFSMPMCEALTMTAVDICGRSHLVFNSDLKHEKVGDFDTELVKEFFTAFTNSMNITLHINTLYGENTHHIIESIFKGVARALAQACEIDEKYKNEVLSTKGMLENNKN; from the coding sequence ATGAGAGTTTCTGAAATAGAAAGAAATACTAATGAAACAAAGATAAAAATAAAATTAAATATAGATGGAACAGGAAAATACAAAAACAATACTAAAGTAGGATTTTTGGATCATATGCTTGATTTGTTTGCACGCCATGGAAGATTCGATTTAGAAACTATATGCGATGGTGATATTCATATTGATTATCATCATTCTGTGGAGGATGTTGGTATTGTATTGGGAAAATGTTTTGCTGAAGCTTTAGGAGATTTAAAAGGTATTAAAAGATATGGTAATTTTAGTATGCCTATGTGCGAGGCTCTTACTATGACTGCGGTTGATATATGCGGAAGAAGTCATTTAGTTTTTAACAGTGATTTGAAGCATGAAAAAGTAGGAGATTTCGATACTGAACTTGTTAAAGAGTTTTTTACAGCATTTACTAATTCTATGAATATTACTTTGCATATAAATACTTTATATGGAGAGAATACTCATCATATAATAGAATCCATTTTTAAAGGTGTTGCCAGAGCTTTAGCACAGGCTTGTGAAATAGATGAAAAATATAAAAATGAAGTATTATCTACAAAGGGAATGCTTGAAAATAATAAAAATTAA
- a CDS encoding 2Fe-2S iron-sulfur cluster-binding protein, whose amino-acid sequence MIVKFNVDGKTVSSQKGYTILQALSYINIDIPHLCSYKINSTNTFEEKNNILRCKLCLVKVKKKNENDYSYKYACNEIVENGMSVLNEHDDDIIRYRTSLLKAMLYMHEPICESCKADYICRLKKYLDIYNISIEASPNAFDENDINLIELKNILEKMNLPNFINANFERCINCGICEDYKVIDGYNSMITDLCPTHVFEVQRDIDNKINDDISTVRSIESFCIGCNHLCDAKYSYIDYSIKDISSPNGKKYGICDYGRKLDYYSNNTLEKPFYSGMQYEFDEAKELYHKFINDIEAESTLALNSSMYPIEDIKAFNEFIDSLGIQNLIFKKNRMATNSKNIRDNYTNINDFSIRDLKQDIKHSIFDDNYIYNEKFKKFIIVGDSLDDSDNMIDFAKKNKGNYIVFSPNFSVLAYNAYLSFPISYLGEFEGHYIDNHGKVKEMQSFLKVSKNRMSLRELLKYLYL is encoded by the coding sequence ATGATAGTAAAATTTAATGTTGATGGAAAGACGGTATCATCTCAGAAAGGATATACTATACTTCAGGCACTGTCATACATCAATATAGATATACCTCATTTATGCTCATATAAAATAAATAGTACAAATACTTTTGAAGAGAAAAACAATATTCTAAGATGCAAATTATGTTTGGTAAAAGTAAAGAAAAAAAATGAAAATGATTATTCTTATAAATACGCCTGTAATGAAATAGTAGAAAATGGAATGAGTGTTTTAAATGAGCATGATGATGATATTATAAGATATAGAACTTCTTTATTAAAGGCTATGCTTTATATGCATGAGCCTATATGCGAAAGCTGTAAGGCTGATTATATATGCAGATTAAAAAAGTATTTAGATATTTATAATATTTCAATAGAAGCATCTCCAAATGCATTTGATGAAAATGATATTAACTTGATAGAATTAAAAAACATACTAGAAAAAATGAATCTTCCTAACTTTATAAATGCAAATTTTGAAAGATGTATTAATTGCGGTATATGCGAAGATTATAAAGTTATAGACGGATATAATTCTATGATAACAGATTTATGTCCTACTCATGTATTTGAAGTTCAAAGAGATATAGATAATAAAATCAATGATGATATAAGTACAGTAAGAAGCATAGAAAGTTTTTGTATAGGATGCAATCATCTATGCGATGCCAAATATAGTTATATTGATTATAGTATAAAAGATATATCATCTCCAAATGGTAAAAAATACGGAATATGTGATTATGGAAGAAAACTTGATTATTATTCAAATAATACCTTAGAAAAGCCTTTTTATAGCGGTATGCAGTATGAATTTGATGAGGCTAAAGAATTGTATCATAAATTTATTAATGATATTGAGGCAGAATCTACTTTGGCTTTAAACTCCAGCATGTATCCTATTGAAGATATTAAGGCTTTCAATGAATTTATTGATTCTTTGGGAATACAAAATCTAATATTCAAAAAAAATAGAATGGCCACTAATTCAAAAAATATTAGAGATAATTATACAAATATTAATGATTTTTCTATAAGAGATTTAAAGCAGGATATAAAGCATTCTATATTTGACGATAATTACATATATAATGAGAAATTTAAAAAATTTATTATAGTAGGCGACTCATTAGATGATAGTGATAATATGATTGATTTTGCCAAGAAAAATAAGGGTAATTATATAGTATTTAGTCCGAATTTTTCTGTTTTGGCTTATAATGCTTATTTAAGTTTTCCTATATCATATCTTGGTGAGTTTGAGGGGCATTATATAGATAATCATGGCAAGGTTAAAGAGATGCAGTCTTTTTTAAAAGTTAGTAAAAATCGTATGAGTTTGAGAGAATTGTTAAAATATTTGTATTTATAA
- the hisH gene encoding imidazole glycerol phosphate synthase subunit HisH: MTAIIDYEVGNLFSLMSSLKYVGIDAKLTDDEKTIKEADALILPGVGAFRDALAKLERRKDGTLKNTIIEEAKKGKLILGICLGMQMLFDKSYEYGEYNGLGLIKGNICPIEKDLKNKDLKVPHMGWNNLNIKKEDKLFKYINNMEYVYFVHSYYGKDCDESIIADSEYDVQIPAIVKNENVYGIQFHPEKSGNTGLNILRGFKDLVQKS, from the coding sequence ATGACAGCTATAATAGATTATGAAGTAGGAAATTTATTCTCTCTTATGTCATCATTAAAGTATGTAGGAATAGATGCTAAACTTACAGATGATGAAAAAACTATAAAAGAAGCCGATGCTTTGATACTGCCGGGAGTAGGAGCTTTCAGAGATGCATTGGCAAAACTTGAAAGAAGAAAAGACGGAACATTAAAAAATACTATTATAGAAGAAGCTAAAAAAGGAAAATTAATTTTGGGTATATGCTTGGGTATGCAAATGCTTTTTGATAAGAGCTATGAATATGGTGAGTATAACGGACTTGGACTTATAAAAGGAAATATATGCCCTATAGAAAAAGATTTAAAAAATAAAGATTTGAAAGTGCCTCATATGGGCTGGAATAATCTCAATATAAAAAAAGAAGATAAACTATTTAAATATATTAATAATATGGAATATGTTTATTTTGTACATTCATACTATGGCAAGGATTGCGATGAAAGCATAATAGCTGACAGTGAATATGATGTTCAAATACCAGCCATAGTAAAAAATGAAAATGTATACGGGATACAGTTTCACCCTGAAAAAAGCGGAAATACAGGACTTAATATATTGAGAGGCTTCAAAGATTTAGTACAAAAAAGTTAA